TACATGGAAAAATGTATCAGTCAATGCATGGCTAAGAGTCTCTATATGATATAGAatcatattaaattgatttcattAGCGGTGGTTTTTGTTTTACTTGAGTTTTATGGTAGGGTTTGGTATCCATTTATTTTATGGACCCCTGCATCTAAAATGTCACGATCCTTAGTTTTCTTTGCATGAATGCCACATATGATTTAACATTATTAttaaaatccaataataacACTCCATGCACAAGCAGCTTCTCTAAAAAAACTCCACCCacacatttattatttaaacttcCCAAAACCCTCAGGGAGTCATTAATACTTATTTGTGGTGACTGGTGAAGATGACacggttgtttttgtttttattgtatAAAGAGGCCACGGTTGTTTATTTCAATATTTGAACTTATTTCTTTctcataatcaaatcaaacaagaAAATTTTTTTCTCTCATTTATACTTAAATTAACAAACTTAATTTCGTTCTCTGCTGCATATCTCTCAACAATGGAAAAATATCTACGGCATACATAACTCTCAAGCATCAGATGAACGACTCTAGTGCTAATGGTAACCTCGATATTAAGACTTCTTATCTTTAACTTCTTTTACTTCTTTGGTCGTGTATCCTCTATTTGTTTTAGAAAAACTAATCAGCATCTTTCAACAGTTATATTTGATAGATATGAGGCCGGATCCTCGACCTATGAACCCACCAAGCTTTTGGAATGTGCACCTATGATCGAGCACTTGCATCTTGGATCTGACTATATATAAGGTTACACAGCTTTATTTAaactctttgtttttttttgtttactttGTAGGAAGAATATTTTGTACTTCTGATTTAGTTGGCATATTCTACGTTCTCACTTTATGTGGATAAACTTTCCTTTAGCTGTCTTAGAGTTCTTGAACTGCCTAACATATTGTAGTGTTGAACTGCCTCacatattgaatttatatattgGCTAAAATAGTGGCCGAGCAGTCAAGAAAGAAGTTTTCTGATCTGCTTGATGTATGTCTCGCTGAATAGAAATCGACCCTAAACGTTGCAACTTCGTAAGCGTCTAAAGCTAAGGAGAAGTATGATGATCTTCTCACGGAGAATGGAAACTTGGTATCGGCTCTCTCCAAGTATCGAGACCCTGTCAAGACTCTTCATGCGAGGAATGCAGCTCTAGAGAGCCGCGACAGAGCTGATTCAATGGCATCGATGCTGTTGAGATAGGCCGGCGAGTCCAAAGACAGCGATTGGCTCTCACTGCCAACAAGTTAATGTAGGCGATGAGAAAGTTGGGTGTGAAATGATTTTGCAAAGCCTTATGACTGTACATGTGATTTTTCTCTACATGTGCCTCATGTATGCAAGTTGGCATAACATTATAACTGTTCTTATTAGTCTGGTGTGTGTTTTTAGTTGTTGTTTTCTGGTAGTAGACACATGAGGATTCAAGCTTGTCCTAGTATTATTTTGTCTAATTATTAGAACTAAGCAAACTCTATTTTGATCATGTCAGGTTAGTCCATAGTCCTGTATTATCTAGCTACTCATCAAAATCAAAGGCATAGCTTTTAATTTGCAGCATATCTTTATGTTATATATTGACTTCTTggtttacaaaaaaattaattagtgtaaaaCCGTCCAGAATTAATAAGCCAtgcgtattttttttaatctaaaatcacaaatttgaacttttttattttttatttcaatggaAGGAgaaaatttttttatattaaaattattttaaaattataagtatgtacatattttcattaaaattatttgaaatggcACAAATGCACAAGCTAACCTTTGTATCTAAATCTAACCAGTTACTCATTAAGACCCCcctataataaataaatgtgttttccaaaaataattacTACTGTTTAAGATTACTTCAGTTTATAGAGGGACAAGTCATACTGTTATTTATGGCATATTCTCTTGTCCGGCAGTTCTAACTCAGCAATTAAAGATGTATCTACCAGATATCCGAAGTTTAGATGATATATCTTTAtccttttttatatttatcaattacgaCAAAATGTTTTTTATAGAAATGTCCCGAATTGAATAACGAGGTATTCATAAGACAtcattgtatttttaaatatacaaatatagtTCAAAACTTCTTTCCAGAAAACTAATCCTGAGTCCCGACCTTTATATCTATCTTCATATCTAAAATTGTAACAAACCAATTAATTGAAGACTCCTGGAACTAAGCATTTCGTACTTTGATAGATTGAACTTTGCCTTCTTGTAGGTACCAAAGTTTTCAAGTAGAGGACACCTCGGAATGAGCTTCTGAAATGTAGATTTTCCTTAGTATCGAAATGTGAAATTAATTGTACTCGATGATATGTAATCAGCACGATAATGTATCGTACCAAAAATAATATCTATTAAATATAAACATTGTGGCCAATAGATTATAAATTTCAGTTCGGGACATTTCTATAAAAAACATTTGGTCGAAattgataaatgtaaaaaagTACAAGGATATGTAGCAGCCAGATCACAGATATCTAgtagatacatttttaattgCTGAGTTAGAACTGCCGGACAAGAGGATATGCCATATATAGCAGTTCCATGCCCTCTAGAAACTGAAGTAATCTTAAACAGTACTGTAACTagtattatttttggaaaaccCATTTATTTATATGGGGGGGGTCTTAATGAGTAACACAAAAGATATGGTTTCAAACTTATCTCTAACACAAAAGATAGATGTAAAGGCCAGGACTCAGGATTAGTTTTTTGGAAAGAAGTTATTCACTGTATTTGTGTATTTAAAAATAGACTGATGTCTTATGAATCCCTTGTTATTCAATTCGGGGCATTTCCACAAAAAATCATTTTGTCGCAATTGATAAATGTGAAAAAGGATCAGAATAATGCAGCTACACGTTAGATATCCCGTATATACATATGTTATTGCTGAGTTAGGACTACCAGACTAGGGGTTATGCCATAGATAACACTTGTCACTGTACCATGCCTTCTAGAAACTGAAGTAATCACAAACAGtggaattatttttgaaaaacacaTTTATTTATATAGGAGGGCTCTTAATGAGTAACTGTTTAGATTAAGATACAAAGGTTATCTTGTGCATTTGAGCCATTTCAATGATTTCATACGTGCCAATACTCTTTCATgaacttaataaaatcaattaacgtacaaattttgttttaattgtaaattaaaattgtgTTAATTCTTTCAACAATTTTGATTATGATATTCCATAGGGATTTATACGCAACAGTAGTATATGACGATATAAGCCTGATAAATGTTAAACTAGAATTTGAGTGAAACGAATTATCACATAATAATTGGCGACTCTTGGTTTGCATGCCTGGATTTGCATAAATAGCCGGGCAGCTTTTCAGTGGTTTCTTATTTCTATTCCTAACTAATATAGTATAGCAATAACATTGAATTTTTCTATATGTTTTAGCTTATTTATGCAATTAATATAGTATACATACATATTCTGGGGATAACAAACTACTACAATACTGAAATGATTAAACCTATTCTGAGGTCCCTAAACTAGCACCGTCAATCCAATATCAAAAGTCCGGTGGAGATTCAGATGAACCAGAATTCCTTATTATCACCTTCGAGTCAATAAAACCATCAGCTATAATCTGCTAGATGTCATCAAGAAGTAACCCTGTAAGAGAAAGGTCTCCAACTTTGCCCTTGCTTTGATCTTACCCTCTGTTCCATACCATCAATACAAAGTTATTACAAAGGAAATAGAGTAGAGCAAGAAAcgtaatcaaaatcaaaaacaagagactcggtataagcgctaagtagcaaactgctaggtcgtgggttcgatcagtcccacaagcgctctccttcccaaattatcaaaaaaaaaaaaacgaccCGACAGGAGTCATGACTCTCACATGGCACGAAGGTGGCAGATCGTCAAAAAAAACATGAGAATACTTAGTTTTAAGAGAAGTGAAAACCAACTGTCTAATAAACCTAATCAGACAGTTGCAAAAAATGAGACTAGAGTGCTTAAAAGGAAACGGGATTAATCTATTGACACTGGTGAAAATGACATCAGAGAGACAGATATTGCCGAACTGCTCAATCGCTGTTGTCCAACTACATGAGAGATTATTGCCCCAATCGCAGTTGTCCAACTAGTAAACATGAGACAATTCTTGAAACTAACCTATTTACACAGGCTCCCTTAGCCAGCCCCGTCAAAGTCCATCTTCAATCCCATCAGCAAGTTCCACGAAACTTGTGAGTGAGGGAATCAGAATAAAGAACTGGGGCCTCATGCTAAAGGAAATAGAATCTCCTGCAGAGGAATGCTAAGGAAAATAGAATCACCAAGAGGAAATGCTGGGAATACAGCAAATAGGATCCCGCTCCTTGAAAAAGTTGTGATCTTCACATAGCAACACCATCGGGTTTCTGGAAAAAGTAATCACCAGAAAGagaaggaaagaggaaaggaaaaTATTTTAGTTAGCAATATCGCAAAGAATAAATTCGAAAAGAAATAGAAATTACAAGAAGTGGAAGTTGAacaaaaaaaggaagaaacCTCAACCGTTATTTATAGGGAGAAAATTAGTACTGGTAGTTTTTATAAAGACATTTTGAGTTAAACTTCAGTGGGGTGCTCAACAGGGCAGTTAATACATGGTTGAGAAAAGGTAGTGGTGGATAGTGGGTACATGGCTTATTAATTCTGCATTGACTCGATGTATCTAACTTATAGGAAGATGTAGTCGCAAACGAAACGGTCAAAGAAATTGAAGCATTGCTTCGGAAATGAACGGTAATTATGGAAGACAACCAATATAAAAaagcaaaatttaaataaaagagtATATTACGAATTCCACTAACATTAGACCAATAATAATGGGTGCAACCAAACGACCGTTTTATAGTACAATTTGAAATGACACAGATTGATGACAAGGCAATTAAGAGAGCGGGAATGGAACATGGTTTCTTAGAGAAAGGAATCGTGGTAATTAATGGACGGTTTTACAATGACACAGATTGATGACATGGAATAAAATTAACTGTAATAAACCCTAAGTAAACGGCTATTAAAccacatttaaaacaaattgtaaATACATATTTGCACTTTGCTGGTTCTGCTTTACCCGCATTGATGTTACACTTTGACTGGTTTTCAGGTTGTCATgtccatcatcatcatcatccatTGGTTTATCTTGCTTTTCTCCAGAAATAGCTTTACCATCGAAATGCTGcttttccggaacaagaaagtTGGAGGATTGACTTATCAAAGTTTACCAGATAACAAACCATACTGACCTCACAGGCTCACACCAATCCAAGCACTCAGATAGTCATCATTAAAGAGACCTGTTTAGTCATAGACTGAGATATGCAGAAGCCGCTTGGTCGTTTTGCTAGTCATTAATAATTCTTGGGAGGTATGTTGGCGGTGAGTATGGACATTGAATAGGCCAGgattattaattacaattaactCTCTTCCAACGACCCCTTGTTCTTTAAGAACACACAACTTCTTCtctcaaaatcaaatcaaactgagtAGCCGGATAAGTGTCATTAATAGCCGGATAACCCTAATACCCAACCCTGATACTAATACTAAGCCTAAACCCTAATAAATGGGGGCCTTAGCCAGCCAAGCTAGGCCCACAGGTTATGAAAATTTACGATAAAGAGTTGTAATATCTGATACTCCTCAAccatttaattatgttttttttcttatctTATTTGTAGATATAAATTTCGTAGTCGAAAAGAACAATGCTTCATTACAATCTGTGTCGTGACACTCTCATGGGCTTCCATCACACAGTCCTTTATCTCACTGTGTGGTGGCAGCCTAGGAGAGTGCCACCACAAAGATTGTAGGTATTCCTGCTAAGGCAGCTGGCAAATAGTATTGTTCACCGCTCTCTTTATTGCCTTGTCATAAATTTGTCTCATTTCGAATTGTACTATAAAAAGGTCGTTTGGTTATACCCATTAAGCATTTgaaatagtttaaaaaagttCATATTAATCTACCTTTTAGTAATAAGAGCAGCAATGGATCCATCATTTTGTATCTCTTGATAGTAAACTTGATTCGAAGTAAAATATTGTAGAAACCTGTGGAATTACCTgggaaaaaaaatagtttattataaattctcgttaaAAGCGACGTATTTTTAAACTTAGAAGTAAAATAATCATGCCTTCTAGAAACTTCAGTAATATTATGGTGTATATTTGCTGTATTCCCAGAAAATATTTCATAAGGGGGGCATGGTTAATATTCTTGTAGGACCTTTTCTCAGCCATGTATTAAATTCAAAGGTGCATTACAAACAAAGCCTTCTTAATGGAGCATAAGAGCTCCTTTACCAATTACATACAAGAAATCACATCCTATTAAAAATTAGTACAAAAGATTGCAAAGACCTGAAATAAAATTCTGAAAAGCATTATCAAATCACGTTTTCTATAAAATATGCACCGAGTCAATGGCTTTCTGTCCAATTTTACGGAACTCCTCAAAGAAAATACTCGGATGCACCatccataaaatataaatatctataGTCCGAAGACATGCCAAACTGTGCCCCTCAACTTAAAATTAGCTCTTCAACAAGTCAATACATATGCCTTATATATGGGGACTTTTCGGCAGCCCTATGTGACTATATAATATATGGAATAACCGGTAGATAAAATTCAATAATTGTATCTATTTTAATGTATAAAGTGTTAAATTATAGAATACAAACACTTCTAAGTAATAATCATAGTTGTATTAGAAAATATTACGGATATCCTCGGATACAGGCACCTGAGCACATTTTATCTGCATGTTATACAGCAGACATGATGTGGTTTTATCGTGACTCCGCACAAGCAGAAGCTTTAAGAGAAATTTTACttatcagaaaaaaaaattataaaccaatgCCGTTGTCATGTCCATGTCTTTACTATAAGTTCATTCCCTGGTAACATTAACCGTACACATCGTAAACATGGATAACCTAATTGGACGCCGGGAACACGAGTCGTgacttttcttttaattaaaggGATGAATATAGATGGATTACAGGAATGTGCATATGTTTTATCTACATAATATTCTCCGGCTATGACGTGGTTTTGACAATGTCTCTGTTTACGCAGCAGTTTGAAGGCAGATTTCGCCCTTTTTAGAAGAAGAAACCGTGTAGAATGTCCTCTCGAAAGCTGCAGGAATCCGAGTCAGCTTTCCAGGTCGGATCAGTCCAATCGAAGGTGTAGCTATAGATATCTTGGTTACGAATGTGCTCTATGGACTCGTTTTTTATCGAACtctcaaaaaaataagaaaagtggaTATATACGGATATAGGGACTTGTACGTTTTTTATCCATGCGATATCCGCCAAGATATGGTATAGATTTCAACTTGACTCTGCACACGCAGGGGCTTCAAAGGACGTTCAGGGTTAATTTTTTGGAAAGAAGTTTTTAactatatttgtatatttaaatttacaatGATGTCTTACGAATACCAGATATAGTTAAAAACTTCTTTCCAAAAAACTAATCCTGAGTCCTGGCCGTAACATCTATCTTCATAACTAAAATTGTAACAAACCAATTAGACTCCTGGAATTACTTATTTCGTCCTTTGATAGACTGAACTTTGCCTTCTTGCCGGTGCCAGAGTTTTCCTTGgtatcaaaatttgaaattaatgagCTTCTGAAATGTAGATTTTCCTTGgtatcaaaatttgaaaataattccaTTCCTTACTCGATGATATCTATTAATTCGTCTTCTAAAAACGGCGAAATCTACTTTGTAGATCCTGTGTTAGTAGAGTTACGGTGAAATCTACTACATATTCATAACATATCAACCAGATACTAAATGTCTACGTCCCGGCGCGATTGCGAAAATCCATGTTTTCATTATCAGATATTAATTAGGTGATTTGTCATCAAATTAACTCCAACCCAAACTCACCCTACACCAAAAAGaatattctatttatttttaatattttaatcattttttttactttaacatTTATACACTTTTATCAATTATACCCACAAACTTATTTTTGTTACATATTAgttcaattaatatttataataattattatttatagtgGAAGAGTTTATAGTTCTCCAGTCCACAAAAAAATTTTCTATCTCATTTCTAATCAACATTACGAATCTCAAATTTCTTATTATAATCCTAATTTCATTACGAAAATGTCTCGATCTCCTGAGTATAATGTTAATGAAGATATTCAATTATGCCAACGGTATATGGAAATTTCCCAAGATTCTGCTACAGGTGTTCAACAAAGTTCACCTTCTTTCTGGCGTCGGGTTCAGGAAGCATATAATGGTGCCAAGGATGACAGTTGGGAGTATCGCAATGAAAGATCGGTGAGTGCTCGCATTCGTACCATTGAGAAAGCTATAAGAAAATTAAATGGATCTATGAGACAGATTGAGATGTTGAAGCCAAGTGGAGCATCGAATGAAGATATTGTGAGTATTAGatagtatatattttatattttaattccacttttcaaaatattaatttgatatttacaaTAACTTGCAGATGTCTCAAGCCAAAATATTACCCACGCAAGATCCCCTCTACAGGAAAGGTTTTAAATTTGATCATGTTTGGAATATGATGAAAGATTTTGagaagtttaaaaataataccAGGAATAGTGCAAACTTTGTGTCATCAGAGTCGAAAAATCCTATGCCTGATTCTCCTAAGGAATCATCCCCAGGTTTGTCAAATTTTTCAATGAATTTAAATGATGATGGTGATGTAGGTATAGCTGAACGACCTACCCGCGGATTGAAAAAATCCAAgttgaaaagaaaaaaggaTGAAGAAGTTTCAAGGGTCATCAACTCCATCAAGGAAGATAATAAACATTTAATGGAGATGATGAAGAATAATCAGTCAGGCAGAGATAAGCAAATGGAATATAAGTCCAAAAATTTAGCCTTCAGAGAgtttaaagaagaaaataaaatcttAACGATGGATTTGAATTCAATTGTTGATCCATATTTGCGAGCGTTTTGGGAAGCCGAGCGTAGGCGTATAGTTCATAAAAGAGCTCAACATCATCAATCGTCTTCTGGTTCAAAAAATTTCAATGACTATTTTACTAATATTGGCGGATCTGATACCGACCTGCAAGATTATTGATGTAAAACTTGTTCTATTTCGTTATCGTGTAATGTCGTAGTATGTTTCGTTTCCAAGCAATCGTCTAATTTATGTAATGTTTTATGTTACCTTATCGTAGAATTATTTATgtaatgttaattatttatgtaatgtttttatgtaatgtctttaattataaatgtgtagaattaaaaaaaaattacaagtatcaaaattgtaatttaactaaatattataattaatgaatAGTAAATAGGTGACTCCAAATAGGAAGTCACCTATTTTAACGAGAGAGGGATAATTaatagaggaaattacaccatttaccaaaaaaaatgaaaataattacaaaattacatgttaacttttttcatttacaaaaatcttaataatatttacaaaagtataaaaaaaaaaaacaaatatcaaacatacggtgtatactgtgggtataatgtcagtatactaataagttaacattatatcaacattatatcaacattataccaacattatacatactgagattttattaatattaaataaaaatttaccaaaattacatcaaatcgtacactaaaaattaaattaataatataccaaaattataccaacagtataccaagagtgtacacatcaaaatatacttttactattacatcaacattacaccacatcgcatactaaatattaacctaacaatatactaaaagtataccaacaatatacaaattatctagttcattaccaactatagtgaaaaatacatataaaaaaaatatacatgttatcacctagaaaatatatataaaaaatttataatcgatataccgaaaatatactgaaattataccaataataaacctaatattattttaaaattatctgctttatagttttaatatttcaaaattataccataattataccaacattatacaaatcatacttttgtaattaatttttattttttttacttttgtaattaattttaaatcagtcgtatttttgtaaataaaaaaagtttacaggtacttttataaatatttttaaaattttaggtacttttgtcatcgtccctaaTTAATATTAGGTGACTCTTTCGAGTTCACTTGTCACCTAATTTAAAGGGTTGGAGATACCCTACAGTAGTAACAGAACAATGTGCATTTTGTGTTGATAAAAGATAACTATATGAGATTAGATAATCTTATTATAAAGGCAATGAAGTAACTTAACCTTCTGAATACTTCAGTTTTCCATTTTATAGGTAACCCATTTCGACAAACTCGTTGAACCGAATCTGATTCGTAaaccataattataaaaaaaatccttatATTTTCCTTTTATCATCATCGTCTATTCTTCTGTATTTTCTTGATCTTCGTCACTGCATCCACTCATCACAGCATGTTTCGTGTTATTAAATGCAGTAATAAATCCGATCGGGTTACTGGTAAAAGTATATAAGGATACAGGCACCTAAGCAGATTTTATCTGCATGTTATACAGCAGATATAATGTGGATTCTATCGTGACTCTGCACACGCAGAAGCTTTAAGAGAAATTACATCCCTTGCTAATTAATTTACATTGATAAAACATGCAATCACTACTAGCTATTCATACTAACATCATGATAAATCATCAACAGGATTCTAACCATACCATTTTTGCTTTCATTGAGTCGGAATCACGATTTACGACGTCGGAAACACGATTTACGCCAAAAATAAAACAtgctccctccgtcccacttaagaagtcccatttgcttttacacacagattaaataaacaattattattcttgtcttttcatattttttcatgtttcgCCCCCTATTAATTATAgttgaatttttcaaattgtTCTTTTAAGATGAGTAAAAGAAGGGTAAAATAGGAAGGACAGCGATTGTTCCATAACATAAAATTGTGAAAGCTAAGCTACTACAAAGGAAATAGACTGGAACAAGAAACATATCAAAGGCAAACAAATACCTTGAACCAAACCCCAAGATATCCCATAGATATGTCAACCAATAATGCACATTGTACTGTAATCTGTAGGTGCGATACATTTTCATGCTGATTACATATCATCGAGGAGTGGAATTAATTTCACATTTTGATACCAAGGAAAATCTACATTTTAGAAGCTCATTTCGAGGTGACCTCGGCTTGAAAAATTTGGTACCTGCAAGAAGGCAAAGTTCAATCTATCAGAGTTCGAAATACTTAATTCCAGGAGTCTTCAGTTAATTGGTTCATTAAACTTCTCTTTGTAAACGTCGATTAAACTTCGATCCCTACTTCTACCTTCTTAATTATACTTTATATAGGACGCAGGGAACGTCATCCCAACATCCATGGGGTAACAAACAACAGTTTGGACTCTAGAAATATTTATAGTTATCGACAAGATATTTGCATATGGACTAGTAAGTTAATTTCCTATTTACTACGGCTAATACAAAGCAATTATTATTCAAAAAAGGAAGTATAGAGATTTATACATAATTCACAATAATTTGTAAATGAGTAatgtaaaaaacaaaaaacatggATAAATGTTTTATGAACCACCGTTTTTATTAGTTAGTTATTGTTCAGGTATGACatggataaatttaattttttgatcaTTCTGTTTTGCGTGGTATATTGCTGAGACTCTTACTTGTTTGATAAACCCATAATAGCCATTATCTAATCCACCATGTATCAACGTATTATAAACCGAATATCCACAACTAAACTTTCAAGGAGTACTAATTCGAACTATggtaataacttttttttttaataaaaccatGGTTATTACTTAGCAATGTTGATATGAACAAGAATTTGTGTGTTCTTAGGAAAAGGGGTTGTTTGAAGAGAGTTTAACTGTAATTAATAGTCAGCTCTAGATGACAAAAGAAGAAGTTTTTGAGCTAGTGTATGCCATGCACTACTTTTGTATGTTGGTAAAGGAGCTCTTATGCTCCATTTAGTAGGGGTAATGAACAATTAGCAGGCTTTGTTTGAAATGcacctttgatttttttcatgtGAAAAATGACCCTATAATAACAGTAAGTCGTTGTCATTTAAGTTAATGAAAGGAGCTTACAAAGCAAATAATCCTACTTTAATAGAACATATACCATTACAATCCGTGAAACAAAAGCACAAATATACGCAACATTCTTGTTTCTTGTTGCAGTCCATATGTCTTCTTTTACATTCACATGTTTCTTTTTAATCTCCTCATCTTTGTCCATATACTCTTGTAATTTTAGATCATACCTAACGACTGATTTTATCTAAATCCGTTAATTGCGTTCTATTTATGTGAATAGAAACTTTAACTGGGAATTTGTTACTATGACCAGGGGAAGGGTTCTCTTATGAAGCATTTTAGGAACTCGGTGTTCCCATGCAAATCAAACGAGTATCTCCCTGATTTTTCCCTTCCCCCGAGACGGACTAGCGAAGCCTACCCCTAGATGTGGTTATAAGAAAAAGTAGAGTCGTTCATCCGATGTTTGGGAGCCTAACACGTCGGGAGATAAATAGATAGTCGGATGGTGCTTAAGTATTTTGTTTGGTTGTTGTTTAGGGTTTGAGAGACGAAGTATTATACTAAACATGATGAAATGAACTAGGGATTGAAGGATTTTAAATAAGTAGAGTAGGCGCGATTAATGGTTggaataagaaagaagttatAAGTGAAGATAATTGTTGGATGAGAGAAAATATACGGGAGGAAAATTAGTTTTTATAGAGAGGTTTTGAATTAATACATGGCTGAGAAAAGGTCCTACAAGAATATTAACTCCTGACTGCAGATTCTGGGTACTGGCTCCGCCCCTAATTAATACGATATGGCAAGTGACTGCAGACAAGCCGTCAATAAAGAAGATATCATAATCAAAGAGACTTCTTTATTCATAGATCTTCTAGTATTAATACATCAGTGGAAATTTCAACCCTATGGGTTCCGTCTAGTCTAGTGTCCACCGGTTCTCTGCATCATCATTAACATAAGGCAATTGTTAAGTAGTAGTACTACTAAATGCTTTACATATCATATTTACCCTTGAAAAAGACGACATCATGATATGTGCGCATATATTAGTAGGATAAACAACTGATTTTAACAtgaatatga
This window of the Mercurialis annua linkage group LG5, ddMerAnnu1.2, whole genome shotgun sequence genome carries:
- the LOC126681689 gene encoding uncharacterized protein LOC126681689; its protein translation is MSRSPEYNVNEDIQLCQRYMEISQDSATGVQQSSPSFWRRVQEAYNGAKDDSWEYRNERSVSARIRTIEKAIRKLNGSMRQIEMLKPSGASNEDIMSQAKILPTQDPLYRKGFKFDHVWNMMKDFEKFKNNTRNSANFVSSESKNPMPDSPKESSPGLSNFSMNLNDDGDVGIAERPTRGLKKSKLKRKKDEEVSRVINSIKEDNKHLMEMMKNNQSGRDKQMEYKSKNLAFREFKEENKILTMDLNSIVDPYLRAFWEAERRRIVHKRAQHHQSSSGSKNFNDYFTNIGGSDTDLQDY